The DNA window CCTCCATCAGTTGGCTGTACGGCCTGAAGATATACACCAGCCCTGTGCCCTGGCTCGGTTGGGTGTTGATAGGTGTGGCTGCTCTTCTCGCCTGTTTCGGCTTGCGCCCCAGGGAGCATTCGAATCTTGACAAGAAGATTCTGTACCTCATCATCCCGCTTCTTCTCTCCAGCGCGATTCTCCCTCTTCCGTACAGAATTGGTCCAGGGATGATGGCACTTGCAATCCTGTTGATGCTCTGGCCAAGCTCCAGGCCAATCGGTTCTGGATTTCTATTTGTTGGGGCCGTTCTGGTCATGCAATCTCTCATACCAGGGATCTACAGCATCATTTCCGCTCGCTCGCCTACGGTAAATGGTATGACCCCATTCATCTTCGGACTACTCAGGTTCCTGAGGGTGCCGGTCAGTTACAGCCAGAATACGCTCTTCTTCAGAACGATGAGAGAGCTCTACGAGATTCAGACTACGTGGGCGGCCATAGGACTCCTGCCGGCCCTTCTCATTGTTGCTGGTGGCGTGGCTGCAATATTCTTCTATTTCGAGAATGTCTGGCGGAAGGTGGTCCACCTGGTTGTCACCGTGGGAATCTACGTGGTGGTGAGATATGTATTTCTGCTTGTGTTCTTTGTATATGTTATGTACTTCGTTGGATACGATGAGGAGGCGAGCAAGACTTACATATTCTGGAATCCCGTATCGATAGGGATAAGTTTCTTACCATTCGCCTTCATAATACACAGGTTCTTCCATCCTCGGGAAAAGCCTGTTTCGGCCGTCATCTTAGAAAATCTGAGTCTCGGACCAAGGCAGAGAGTTGCTGGCGTGCTGTTGTGCACGGGGGCCTTTCTTCTTACAGCCTCCTTCGGGTTCCACGACCCTGGTACGTTGAAGAAGGGGAGGTTCGTCATCGATGAGAAACACAGCGAGTGGACAGTCACGACGAAGCGCTATGATACAAAATGGTATGGTTCAGAATCGGGGTACAACTACTACTGCATGGCGGAATACCTGGCGCATCACTATTCACTGAAAAGAAACCTCGAAACGATCACTCCCGAAATGCTGGACAGTTGCGATGTCCTCATGGTAAAGGTTCCAACCAACTCTTACTCCGAAGAAGAGATAGATGCAATTGTGGATTTCGTGGAAAGAGGAGGGGGTCTCTTCCTGATTGGAGACCACACAAATGTGTTTGGCTCCAGTGTATATCTGAATCCGATTGCCAGTCGTTTTGGATTTAAGTTCAGGTATGACTGTCTGTTTGATATTGAGCGTGTCTTTGAACAGGTTTACACGCGACCGCGCGTACTTCCTCATCCGATAATACAGAGAATGCCGCCATTCTTGTTTGCTGTTTCTTGTTCCATAGAGCCAAACTCGTTCTTTCCGGGCAGAGTGATTCTAGCAGGAGGACTGAAGAAACTGGACATTGACTACTCGGTTTCAAACTTCTACCCCCAGGTCGTGGACCGTTTGGGGATGTGGTTCGGCAACTTCCATCAGGCAATCGCCACGAGATACGGAAGGGGAAGGGTCGTTGGATTCACAGACAGCACTGTCTACAGCAATTTCTCCGCCTTCTACCCTGGAAAGCCTGAGTTTCTCCTTGGGGCAGCCGACTGGCTCAATCGAGAAAACAGGTTTCCGTGGGTGAACAGGTTGTTGCTTATAATATCTCTCTGCTGTTTTCTCCTTTCGGCTTACATCCTCCCGAGGAGAAACGCGAAGAACTTCGGGTTCATCTCTTTTGCGCTCGTTGGCGCCATGTTCTCAGCCTCACTTGCAATTCTCCTTTTCGGGGCCATAAACAGGTCGACGTACAAACTCCCGACGCCTGTTTCCGAGCTGACCGGGGTCGTATTCGAACAGGGCCACTGTGATTACGATCTTCCACTTACAGGCTTCACAAGAGAGCCTGGGCAGTCATACGAGATCTTCTTCCAGTGGGTTCTGAGGCTCGGGTATTACCCGTTTGCAGTGCCCAATATCGAAGAGAGCATAGAGAGGGGAGATTTGGTTGTTCTCATCAACCCGGTTTCCGACTTCACTGCGAGGGAAATAGATGCTCTGGAGAGATTCGTTTCCCAGGGAGGTCGGCTTCTTGTCGCTGACAGAGTTGAAAACGGCTCGGATGCGTCCAGGAAACTCTTGGAGAGATTTGACATCTTTGCAGACAAGGGCCTGGTGGCTGATGCTTCGCCTGCGTATGAGCCCTCTTCGCAGATATCATGGGACCTTGGGGATGCTTTTGAGTTGAGAGGCGGCAAGCCCCTGCTCTTTTCGGAAAGGGCCGTTCCAGTGATGACATTTGCAGACCACGGGGAAGGACTGGTTTTGGCCCTGTCTTTCTCCGATGCTTTCAATGACGCTGGGATGGGCTTTACCGAAGGTGTCCTTCCCGACCGACGGCTTCTCCACCATTACCATCTTCAATTCGCCATAATCAAGGGGCTCATTGAAGGCAATCCCAGAGAAGCCCTGATCAATGCAGACAAACTGTGAGCTGATCTCCACTTTAAAACAAAGGACGAAGTACGAAGAGCGAAGTACTAAACACCTCGTATCTAGTTTTTCGTACTTTGTACTTTGTCAAAGGCATCAAATCACTTGACTAATAGGTTGCGGCATGGTATCTTAGCGGAAGATGAAGCTGCCAAACAAGTGGACGAAGCTGCAATTCCCCTGGGTTCCGGCGAGTTTACATGGATAGGAGAATGAGAAGAAAACCCTTGCTTTTGATGGTTTTCCTGATGCCATTTTTGGCCTCTACAGGAGCAGCTCCTGTTGAGTTCATGCCCGTGGACGATTTGAGACCGGGTATGAAAGGCATTGGCAAGACTGTTTTCCACGGGACTGAGGTGAAGGACTTCGATGTCGAGGTGGTGGGTGTGCTCAAGAACGCGAGGCCAAAGTCTGACCTGATTTTGCTTGAGCTTTCGGGAGGACCACTTGAAGAATCTGGCGTGATTGCGGGTATGAGTGGAAGCCCTGTCTATGTCGACGGTAAACTGGTGGGTGCAATCGCGTACGCGCTGGGTATCTTTCAGAAAAAGCCCTTGGCTGCAGCCGTTCCTATAGAGGAGATTCTTTCCTCTAAGGATTTCGGCGCTGTCGGTATGGGACGTCCTCGTTTTGAGTCTTTTGGCGACATCACTCCTATCGCGACTCCCGTGGTTTTCTCAGGATTTGACCCTCGAGCCACACGCTGGTCCGCCTCTCCTCTTGAGCAATTCGGGCTTATTCCTGTCGCAGGAGGAGGAAAGAGAGGCGGAGAATCATCTCCTCTGATACCTGGTTCTGTTCTGGCGATAAGACTGCTAGATGGTGACTTCGAGATGAGCGCAATAGGGACCCTGACGCATCTTGAGGGGAACAAATTCTATGCTTGGGGACACCCGATGTTTCATACAGGGAAAACCGAGCTTCCAGCGACTGGTGGCTACGTGCATACAATTCTCAAGAGCAGCATGACTTCATACAAGATAGCGTCTGCCACAGAGGGTTTGGGTGCGGTTCTTGAGGACAGGTTTTCTGGCATCAGTGGGAGCCTTGATGCGAGAGCAAAGGTGCTCCCTCTAAACATCACGGTCGATTCCGACGAGGGGGTTTCCGACTATAAGATCAACGTGATACTCAATAGGGCGCTGACCCCGTCGTTGTTCGCAATAGCTGTAATGAACAGTGCGATGGTGAGCGGAAATATTCGGGGAGAGCTCACAATCAACTCTGACATAACGATCAGTCTGGAAGGGCACGACGCTATCCGCTTTCGAGAGACGTACTCAGACAGTCTGGCGATATTTGGCCTGGCCAGGGATGCCACAGATATTATGGCAGTCCTGATGGGAAATGCTTTTGAAAAAGTCACTTTCAATAACGTGGACATCAAGCTGGTTCTTACAAATAAATCGAAGAGGGCATACATAGCAGACGCATTTGTCAGCAAGCGCATCGCCGATCCCGGAGATACCATTGTCGTCACTATCAGACTGAAACCCCACGCGCAAGAGAAGTATGTAAAGACTGCACATCTGGTGATACCTGAAGATTCGCCTCCAGGGGATGTCACCATAATCGTTGCAGATGGGGCCACTGCAGCTGGAGAGGAAACAAGGAGACAGCCTTTCAAAGGAAAACCGCGCAACCTTGATGAGCTTATAGAAAGAATTGGGTCACAAAGGCCATCGAATTCTATCGTGGTCACCATGTACATACCTGGAAAGATCGTTTCCGTACCTGAGGGCGAGATGCCCTCTCTTCCCCCATCTTTCCTTAGTGTTATTCAGAAGACTCAATCTAGAGATTTGATGGAGGCCTCTAACATCATTTCCAGTGAGAGGGTAATAGAGACTGAAGATGTTATATCGGGTAGAAGAGAACTTAAGGTGAGAGTGGAGGAGAAATGAGAATAGCGGTTTGTGGGATCGCTGCCTGGTTATTTTTGATGACAGCTTTCTTCGCAACTTTGCATCTGGCAGAGGCTGTTTCAACGACTTTTTTTAGAACAGAAACATTTGAGGATTTCTCCAGAGGAAAACAGGAGAACATATCCATAAAAAAGGATGGTTCTGTTGTCCTCTCACCTCCACTTACCGAAAAGTTCGAGTCGGTTGAACCCTACATATGGTCCATAGCGTCAGACAAGAAGGGGAACATCTATGCTGGAACAGGAAACGAAGGAAAAATCCTCAAGATTCAGCCGAACGGGGATTCCAGCGTGATCTTCGACTCTCCTGAAGCCGAGATCCTATCCATGGTCATTGATGGATCGGGGAAGCTGTATGCCGGCACGGCACCCGGCGGGATAATCTATCGGGTGAATGATTCCGGCGGAAAAGTCTTGTTCGACTCTGAGGAGAAATACATTTGGTCAATGGCCATCGATAAGAACGGAGACTTAATAGCAGGGACGGGAGATAAGGGAAGAATCTACAGAGTGAAGAAAAACGGGAGCGCTCAGGTAATACTGGAGTCGGGACAGACAAACATCACCAAGGTAGCGGTTCACGAAGGTAAGATCTATGCGGGAAGTGCGCACGATGGGATACTCTTCCTTATAGATGGGAAGAAGACGAAGGTGCTCTATGATACCCCGGAAAAGGAGATTCGTTCCATACTTTTCGATGAGGCAGGCAACATCCTCGTTGGGACTACGAGCGGTGAGTCTGCTCCCTCTTCAAGCCCCTCACGGGCAAAGCGAGGAGACGATGAACCCAGAGGAGAAGCAGCTCCTGTTACTCCCGGAGCTTCGGCCATATACAAGGTGAGCAAGGATGGTACCACCACACAGGTGGTTTCCTGGAGTTCATATACATTACTGTGCATGGCCATGCTCCCTGACGGCGACATAGTAGTTGGAACGGGTGAAGAGGGCCAACTATTGAGAGTTGCGAGAGATGGAACCACAGAAATTCTGAGCAGGGTAGAAGCACTTCAGGTTCTCTCCATAGCTAGCAATGAGGAGGAGTTCATACTTTCGACGGGGAACATGGGAAGGGTGTACACATTGGGGAAGACTTATGCAGCAAAGGGATATTTCACCTCTCAGTCTCTGGATGCTCTCACTATTTCTTTCTGGGGAGTAATCTCATGGACTGCGTACACACCTGAACGTACGTCTGTGTCGGTGCAGACCAGAAGCGGGAACACTGAGAAACCAGACCAGACCTGGTCTGACTGGTCTAAAAGCTCTACCAAAGGTGAAGGGGAAAAGGTGAGCAGTCCGCCCGCCCGCTTTCTCCAGTGGAAGGCAGAGCTTTCCACCAAGAACTCCCATGTCACTCCGACGCTTCGTGATGTTTCTGTTGCCTATTTACAAAAGAACCTCGATCCCAAGATAACCGGGGTGACCGTAAAGCCACTCTCTTCTGGTCAAACAGAGGGTTCTTCTGGCCGGCCACGCCAGGATTTGAGGGGTGAAGTGATTGTCTCGTGGACGGCCGAGGATCCCAATGGCGATTCGCTTCAGTTTGTGGTTCAGTTCAAAGGAACAGGACAACGGAACTGGTTTACCATGGAGAGTGATCTAAAGATGAGCTCACACACATTCGACTCACAGTCTCTTCCAGATGGCAAGTACAGGATAAGAGTTAAGGCAAGCGACTCCCCATCGAATCCTGACGATCTTGCTCTTGGAGATGTGCGTGAAAGCGACCCTTTTGTTATAGATAACACCCCACCAGAGGTGTTCAGAATGGGAGCGGACGTGAAGCGGGGGAGGAAATACAGAATCACCTTCCAGGTGGAAGATGACGCGAGTCCAGTGGCCAACTGTGAATATTCGATTGATGGCAATCCCTGGCGGCCAGTTTTCCCCATTGATCAGATATTTGACACCAAAGAGGAGTCGTTTGTACTGGAGACCTCCAGCCTGTCCGGCGGCCAGCACATAATTGTGGTGAAAGCGACGGATAGAGCCCAGAACATAGGTACGAACAGGCTGATCATAGATGTGAAGTGAGGCGGAGATGGAGGAGCTGAGGAAGAAGCACATCGGGGTTCTCATGGGCGGCTGGTCCAGGGAGCGCGAGATATCTCTTCTATCGGGGAAGATGGTGTGGCAGGCTCTCAAAAGGAAGGGCCTGAACGCCACAATGATAGATGTTAAGAAAGATTCGCTGGGGTCCCTCAACTCAAACCAGATTGAGGCAGCATTCATAGCGCTGCATGGAGAGGGGGGAGAAGATGGACGAATGCAGGCTCTGTTAGAGGTCCTTGGCATTCCATACACTGGATCTGGTGTACTTGCATCCGCTCTTTCGTTGAATAAGGCATACTCCAAAATGATATTCCAGGTCAGTTCTATCAGGACGCCAGACTATTGCCTGATAGGCAAAGATGAGAACTCGCGGAGGGCCGAGAAAAAGGTTCTTGAGAAGGTTGGCATCCCCCTTGTTCTGAAGCCGACGACAGAAGGCTCAAGCATAGGGGTGAAGTTTATTCGCAGTGAACAGTCCTTGCGGGAGAATCTGGGAAATCATCAGAGAGAATTTGGCAACCTGATTGCCGAAAGGTTGAAAGACGGCATGTGTGCGACAGTGGGAATACTCGGATGCATTAAGAAAACTAGAGCTCTACCAGTGCTCGAGCTTGTTCCCGAGGGTGAGTTCTATGACTATAAGGCGAAGTACACAGAAGGGATGACAGAGTTCATTATTCCTGCAAGGCTGAAAGATGCTGTTTATGAGGAGACGCAGGAGTTGGCCCTGCAGTCCCACCATGCTCTCGGATGCCATGGATTTTCAAGAGTGGACATGGTCATAGAAAAGAATGAAGTGCCTTTTGTCCTGGAGGTGAACTCCATACCGGGCATGATGCAGCTTTCAGATTTGCCAGCAGAGGCAAAGCACGAAGGTATGGATTACGACGACTTGATCATTGAGATATTGAAGAGCGCATTTGTGGAGAGGCCGGTCTAACCTTTTGAAGGAGGGAACAATGAGACGGCTGATGCTTGTGGTTCTTGTCGTTCTTCTGGCGGCAAACGTGTCTTTTGCCCAGTCCGTTGGCATTTTCCATAGGGCAAGAACGACTAACCCTGGGGACGTGTACGGTGGTGGATACGTCATATTGTCGGGTGATGACGGTTTTTCTCTTATGGGTCAGGGGAGAATGGGTGTTGTCGAGGACTTTGAGGCTGGCGGAAGATTGGTGTTCACAAGAATTCATGAGTCAAACGTATTGACTCTGGGCGGCGATGCTCAGTACATGTTCTATAGATCAACTAAGGAAGTCCCCACCAACATATCTGGCATCGGCGGACTGGACATCGCGTTCGGGGATGAATACACTGCGTTCACCATAACCCTTGGTGGTCTGGTCGACGGCAGGCTCAAACTTCAACGCGGACGCAACGTTTACCCGTATGGGGGCCTGCTCATTGTCTTCACAAACTGGACTTCTCATGGTCACAGCGACAGCGAAACAGACATTGTTCTTACCGGTGGTGTCATCTACGAGATCTCTAAAGGGCTTCGCCTGGTCGGTGAGATCAGGATCCAGGATGAGTTCAGCATTGGAGTGGGGCTAAACTTCCGTTAGTATGCTCCATAGGATAGCTCTGTTTTTTCTGGTTCTTCCCCTTATCTGTTCATGTGGAAGGAGGGGTATACCCCCGAGCCCTGACAGGTGGGCACCGAAGCTTGGTTGGGCAAAAGCTGCGGACAGGAATCACGTCGATCTCGCCTTCACTGAAAAGATGGACATAGTCACAATACAGCAGTTGAATAACTATATGATCGTGGATGGTGATGATGATACGCTGAGCGTTCTGTCTGTTAGCCTTCTTGCAAATGGGCAGATTGCCCGCCTCACCACTGAGAACCAGGAACCCGTGTCCTACACCGCGTATGTATCAGGTGTTACAGACCAGGCAGGGAATGAGGTGAGACCTGAGAGCAGAAAGTCATTTCAGGGAAGTACGGCACGCGACACCGTCAGGCCGCGCGTGAAGGAAATCTATCCAAGAGACATGTCCGCAGGAGTTGCTGTGGATACCGCACTCTGCGTATTCTTTAACGAGACTATGGACACATCTTCTTCTTCTCTCCATGCTGGTTCAATAGTCCTTCTCCCTCCACCTGCCGACACATCCTGGAAATGGAATGAGCAGATGACCTCTGTCTCAGTGGCTATTCTGTCACTTCCTTCATACCAGTCCTGCATATACGTAACGAAGGGATGCAAGGACTACAGCGGCAATCGACTGTTGCGTTTAGAAAAATCGGTGTTCTCGACCCTGGACAGTATTCCGAGAGGAAGGATTTCCGGAACAGTAACCGTAGCTAATGCGTCAAATACATACATGGCGGTAATGGGTGTCTTCGACTCGCTCTGGACCCCTCTTTTCTTGGATTTTCTAAGAGATGAGGCTGGAAGGTTCTCTTTTCAATATTTATCCGATGGGACTTATAATGTTGCGGCAGCAAAAGATGAAGATAGTGATGGTACATTTGATCTTCGAGGTATTTCAGTCTCAGTGAGTGTGCAAGGGTCGGAGGAACATGAAGGTGTTGACGTGCGTCTTTCCAGACAGGTGAGTCTTCAGGAAAACGCGGAAGAGGTTCTCCTCAATTTCTATAGGATGAATATGGAAGATGGTATTACTGATTGATCTTTATTCTACATCCATATCTTATTCCTGTGGGCAGAACAGATGAGCGGTTTCTCTCTACATCTCACAAGGGGACATCTCCTGTTCCTGTCCCTTTTTATCATTCTCTCAGGCTTCTTCTCATACCTTTTCTACAGAAGAAGGCCTTCGGGGGCGATAGGGAGGGATTGGCCCCTTGCCTTTTTGCGAGGCGCTGGTCTTTCCCTCTTGCTCTTTGCCCTGTTTGAGCCTGTAGCAGGTATGGTGCTAAGCCTCAGGCAGAAACCCTTGGTCCCCATTCTTATTGACACATCCGGTTCGATGTCCATAGATGATACCCCTCCCAGCAGGCTTCAGGGTGCTGAACGGCTGATTGAAGTAGAATTGCTGCCTTCTCTCAGGAAAAAGGCCGAGGCAGTAGTCCTCAGCTTCTCAGGACACGTGCAGGCTGTGAGCGAAAGCC is part of the candidate division TA06 bacterium genome and encodes:
- a CDS encoding D-alanine--D-alanine ligase encodes the protein MEELRKKHIGVLMGGWSREREISLLSGKMVWQALKRKGLNATMIDVKKDSLGSLNSNQIEAAFIALHGEGGEDGRMQALLEVLGIPYTGSGVLASALSLNKAYSKMIFQVSSIRTPDYCLIGKDENSRRAEKKVLEKVGIPLVLKPTTEGSSIGVKFIRSEQSLRENLGNHQREFGNLIAERLKDGMCATVGILGCIKKTRALPVLELVPEGEFYDYKAKYTEGMTEFIIPARLKDAVYEETQELALQSHHALGCHGFSRVDMVIEKNEVPFVLEVNSIPGMMQLSDLPAEAKHEGMDYDDLIIEILKSAFVERPV